CTTTTACAAAGAGGTGTATGGTTTTCTTCCCTTCAAGTCCTTTTTCTACTTCGTTTCGAACTTCCCAGTAGTCCTCGGGTTTTACGCCTGCCCGAAGTACGACACTCCCAACATTCCTGTCCTTCAGAAACTTATTGATTTCCCTTGGCTCAAAGGGAGTGACTTTCAGGACCAAGTAGTGATTTTTGATCATGGACTGCTTTATCAGGGCATCAGAAGTCAGTAAAAGCCTCTTTTTGTCAACCCTGAAAAGTTCGAAAGCCCCTACAATCGGGCCTGCCATCTGCATCATGGATTCAACAAGTTCAGGTAGCAGACCTGCTGCAACAACAGAGGGCTCGGGTTCATAGGCGCAGAGTTTCATCTTTTCTGCTTCTCGGATCTGCGGAAGCGGCATATTCTTCGAGACCAGCCCTTCGCCTGCAGGAAGAGCCACAGCAAGCCGGTCATACTGTTTTAAATCGCCGAAGTAGAGAGTCAGGCGGTTGAGCTGCCCTTCCAGGGAAATATACTCTTTTTCGCAGTCAAAAGGAATCCTTTCCGGCGGCATCTGGGGTGGAGCTTCGAAAGCGAAATTTGCTGTCTTTTCCCTGTAAGCCGAAAGCACATTCGGGATTCCGGGCTCAAGGCTTGAGACATGCCTTTCATCTTCTTCTGCCGGGCGGAAAGGGTCCGAAAATACCACATCTACTGCCGGGATCTGCTCGATCACTTTCGGGTCAAGAGCGTCTCCGCAGATGAATTTCACATTGTTAAGTCCGTACATCTCACAGTTTTGTTTTGCATACTCGATTTTCTCGGGGTCGATTTCCACTGCATATACAAACTCGCACTGCTGTGCAAAAAAAACCGTCTGCCCTCCAATCCCGCAGCTGATATCAGCAAGAGTCTTGCACTTCAGGCGCTGCGCCCTGTAGCGAGAAATAGGCTCAGGGGTTGCAAAGCGCACGCTTTCCTTATCCCCGTGCAGGGGTTTTTCAAATTGTTTTCTCCGTGCCACATCGATCAGAGGAGTAGTAGGAGTTTTATGGGATTTAAAGGCAACTGAAAAAAGAGGGGTATATTACTTCCCGAGTTCCAAACCTTGTTTTCGTGGAGATTGCTCGCGAATAATATAATTATAAGGATGGAAGGTGTCCAGTAGAGTTTCAATCCTTGTTTTCGTGGAAGCCACTTCTCGACTGAACTACGGTTGGAAAAATGGAATTAATTGTGTTTCAATTTTTTCTGGCTTGAAATCTGCCTTATCCGTTTAAAGAATCTCCACTGCCTGCATCGTCATAAGCTCTTTTCCTACAATTTCTCTCAGCTTCGGAACTAGAGCCCGAATTTTTTCTTCACTATCAACCGCTTCCACAACTACTGGAAGACCATTGCTCAGCTCCAGGATCTTCAGGGTATGGATCTTTCCGTCTGTCCCGTAACCTTCGATTCCTCTGAGCAGGGTTGCGCCGATGATGCCGGAATCACGCAAAAGTTCGAGGACTGCTTCGTGGATGGATTTGCCGTGGTAGGTTGAGTTTTGTTTCAGATAGATGCGGAGAAGTGCAGATGACATTGTTTTAAACCTCAAGTGTGAGTTTTTTGAAAAAACTAATTTTAAAACTAATTTTAAAAACTAATTTTATTCTTATCTCCGATACAGGATATAAATTTGATCAAAAATAGTTCTGATTTTCAAAAAAAGTCGGAGAATTCCGGCAATTCTGCGTTAATTTGAAAAGAAAATGTAATGAGGGAGATTTGAATTATTCTCCCTTTATTATTCTTGTAATGTCGTCCCCGACGTCTGAGGTGGTGCTTCTGCCGCCCATGTCGTAGGTTTTGACTTTGCTGTCCAGGATATTTTTCTGGATTGCACTTACTATGTTGTCTGCAGCTTCCTTTTCTCCGAGCTGTTCTATGAGCATTGCGCCTGCCCAGATTGTGGCAATCGGGTTGACTTTGTTCAGACCCTTGTATTTAGGGGCTGAACCGTGGATTGGCTCGAACATGCTTGTCCCGTTCGGGTTGATGTTTCCGCCGGGAGCAAGGCCGAGGCCGCCCTGGATCATGGCTCCGAGGTCGGTTATGATGTCTCCGAACATGTTCGGAGTTACGACCACATCGAACCATTCAGGGTTTTTCACAAACCACATTGTAATGGCGTCAACGAAGTTGAAGTCCGTGGTAACGCCGGGGTGCTTTTCAGCAACCGCGCTGAACTCTTCTCTCCATAAGCCGTAGATGTCGGAAAGGACGTTTGCCTTATCAACAGATGAGATGTGTTTTTTCCGGTTTTCTGCAAGGTCAAAGGCGTATTCGATAACTCTTTTTGTACCTTCTTTTGAGATAAGGCCGATCTGGTACCCAATTTCTTCGCTGTCGGTCTCGATGTCAAGGCCGAATTTTGCGGAGTAGAGTGTCCTTTTGACTTCAAGGAGGTCTTTACTCTCTCCTTTTTTTGCTCTGCCGCCGATTCCTACGTAGAAGTCCTCGGTGTTTTCCCTGACCACGACAAAGTCGATGTCTTTTGAGGTCTTATCCTTGATTGGGGTCCAGACTCCTTCGAGGAGTTTTATCGGGCGCAGGTTGACGTACTGGTCAAAGTAAAAGCGTGCAGTTAATAAGATTCCCTTTTCAAGAACCCCGGGGGCAATCCTCGGGTCTCCGATGGAGCCAAGGTAAATGGCAGGGTAACCGGACAATTCCTTTAAGGTTTCTTCCGAAATCAGTTCTCCTGTTTCCAGGTAGTGATCTGCTCCATGCGGGTATTCAATCCATTCTACATCAAAACCAAATCTCTCGCCTGCGGCGTCAATTACTTTTCTGCCTTCGGCGAGGATTTCTGGGCCTATCCCGTCGCCGGGGAGGACCGGAATCTTATACTGCGTCATGTTTGTGCTCCTTTCAAATTTACAGGCAAAAATGCCTTTTTAATGCGAGATGTCAAACGTGGGTCAGGGCTGTCTCTGGACAGGTTTCCTGTTTTTCATTGCTCAGAGACTAGTTTCCGGGCATACTCTATAAGCCCTCCCGCATCCACGATCTCGCGGACGAAATCCGGGAGGGGGGTTGCCTGGTAGGTCTCTCCTTTTGTTTTGTTTTGAATGACCCCTGTTGCAATGTCTACTTCAAGTTCATTTCCGTCATCGATCCTGTCCGTGTCCGGGCATTCAAGGACAGGGACTCCGATATTGATCGCATTCCTGAAAAAGATCCTTGCAAAAGACTTTGCGATCACACAGGATACCTTTGACCCTTTAAGGGCAAGAGGTGCGTGTTCGCGCGAGGACCCACAGCCGAAATTGCTTCCTGCGACCACGATGTCATTTTCATGAACATTTCTTGCAAAATCAGGGCGTACGCCTTCAAATGTATACTTCGCAAGCTCTTCCGGGGTATTAAATATCAGGTACCTTCCGGGAATTACTGCATCCGTATCCACGTCATTTCCGAATTTCCAGGCTCTTCCTTTCATGAAATCACCGTAATTTGCTGTAATTAAACGCTGTTGATAAAATGTTCACAGCCTGTAACTCAGCTATACTCACAGGGTTGAAGTATCACAGGTAATATTTAAATTATTTTCTGACAGGCTATAAAACAGGTTAACAATTCCTGCCGTTTTGCGCCTGCTTTTGCCCGGTAAACTTTAGTAAAGGAAAACTTTTGTAAACAAATTCTCTGCCTTAAGCAAATTGCTGAGGGTTTTGAGCAGCTGTTTCTTCTTTTTCCCCTCTTCCGGGTTCAAGAGCACTTGGCTCTCCTCCACCGTGCCAGCTCTTCCTCGGGCGGATGCGCACCATATGGACAGATTCTGAGTGATCATCTATTATCAATGCAGCTCCCCTTTCACTCCCCATTTTCTTCAGGTATGCCCTGAGGCTTTCCTGCATATAAAGAGGCCGCGATGTTTCAAGAGCAAGGATATCATCACTTGAGGTGAGGCGGTGGCAGATCAGAAGGTCGCTCTGCGAGACAACATCGGGGTGAAGGCTTGCGGGTCTCTGGGTTGCCAGTACCAGGGAGAGCCCGGGCTGCCTACCCTGCCTGAGGCAGCGGTTAATAAGCACCTCCGAAGCAAGACTTTCTGTCCCTGCGGGAACGAATATATGAGCCTCATCTATGAAAAACCAGACCATAGGGAACTCTTTTCCTTCCTGCTTTTCTCCCATCTGCTGCTTTTCATAGGCTCTTCTTGCCTCAAGCCTCTCTGCATAAAGCCTGCCTGCAAGAATTGATACTGCCGCAGCGCAAACGTTTTCATTTTCAAGGGCGCTTATATCAAGGACTGTTGTCCTGCCCCCTGATATTAGTTCTGATAGAGGCGTCCCTTCCTTTAAAAACAGACCCCAGGATTTCACAGCCCTGAAATAGTTTTCAGCAGCTCCTTTAGATGCTGAATCCGAACGTGTATCCCGAAATATCTCGCTGATAATGTCTTCAAAAGAATAAGGTTCACTTTTTTCCCGGAGGGATTCAATAGTCCTTACGAGCATAATTCCAAGAGGAGAAACCTCTTCAATCTTGAGGAGCCTGCACCACTGGCTTCCGGAGAGCTCCCGGATTGAAATCGAAAAAGGCTTTACCTCTATGTTTCGCGTCTTATAGGCTTCGACCTTTCCTGCCGGCACGAAAACCTCGGTATCGAGTCCCGTGGGGGCAAGGTCCCAGCTTTTTAGCCTTCCTGCCTCGGAAGTATTCGGATAACTCATTGTCCAGAAAATTCCCATGGTATCAATGATAAGGGAGGCAAGTTTTTCCTTGATGGCAGGAGGGAGAAAGGCAAGTTCTTCCAGCATGCATCCCATCGTATAAGATTTTCCATACCCTCTTTTCCCACAGATCAAAACAGCATGAGGTTTAAGGGCATCCAGATAAACGGCTGCTCCCCTCGAATGGTCAAGTGCCATATAGTTTCCAAGAAACAGGAGTCCTTTTCCTTCATTTTTTTCATTACCAAGAACGCGCAATGTCCCGCTGAATTTTCCCCCGAAAGCAGGTTTGAACTTTTTATTCTCTCCCTCAGGCATCCTTGATAGTATCGGACGGATTCCTACTTAAAATAATTTGTTTAGGTGTGATCTAATAAAAGTCCCTATCTTTAAGTTTTTCAGGCTTGAATCTCGTTCTGAGTGGCCTTTACGTTATCTAAAACCTTAACTGGAAAGTATTTCATTGGTGTTTTTGTAGATGATGGAAAGGAACTTCCTGAGAAACCGAAATTTGATGATTCTACTACAGTTGGTATTGATGTAGGTATCAAGGATTTTGCTGTACTTTCTACATATGAAAAATATAATTATTTGAAAGCTTCTGAAGATTTCAGTAGCTTCAGGATATTATTTTATCCAGCTGGTTTGTCTGGGCTGCCTTTTTGATTTCCTGAGCTATTCTCCTTCCGGTCGAGAGGTCTTCCTGAATCAGGTCTGCGTAAGGGGAACCTGAAATGTAAAGGTTTGTCCCTGCCACAATTCTGGCTGAAATCTCAAATACCTTAATTTCAAGCTCATCCGTAAACACAGTTTCAAGGCAGAAAGCTCCTATCATCCCGCCGAA
The Methanosarcina sp. WWM596 DNA segment above includes these coding regions:
- a CDS encoding isocitrate/isopropylmalate dehydrogenase family protein, yielding MTQYKIPVLPGDGIGPEILAEGRKVIDAAGERFGFDVEWIEYPHGADHYLETGELISEETLKELSGYPAIYLGSIGDPRIAPGVLEKGILLTARFYFDQYVNLRPIKLLEGVWTPIKDKTSKDIDFVVVRENTEDFYVGIGGRAKKGESKDLLEVKRTLYSAKFGLDIETDSEEIGYQIGLISKEGTKRVIEYAFDLAENRKKHISSVDKANVLSDIYGLWREEFSAVAEKHPGVTTDFNFVDAITMWFVKNPEWFDVVVTPNMFGDIITDLGAMIQGGLGLAPGGNINPNGTSMFEPIHGSAPKYKGLNKVNPIATIWAGAMLIEQLGEKEAADNIVSAIQKNILDSKVKTYDMGGRSTTSDVGDDITRIIKGE
- a CDS encoding DUF190 domain-containing protein, with amino-acid sequence MSSALLRIYLKQNSTYHGKSIHEAVLELLRDSGIIGATLLRGIEGYGTDGKIHTLKILELSNGLPVVVEAVDSEEKIRALVPKLREIVGKELMTMQAVEIL
- a CDS encoding 3-isopropylmalate dehydratase small subunit yields the protein MKGRAWKFGNDVDTDAVIPGRYLIFNTPEELAKYTFEGVRPDFARNVHENDIVVAGSNFGCGSSREHAPLALKGSKVSCVIAKSFARIFFRNAINIGVPVLECPDTDRIDDGNELEVDIATGVIQNKTKGETYQATPLPDFVREIVDAGGLIEYARKLVSEQ
- a CDS encoding ATP-binding protein: MPEGENKKFKPAFGGKFSGTLRVLGNEKNEGKGLLFLGNYMALDHSRGAAVYLDALKPHAVLICGKRGYGKSYTMGCMLEELAFLPPAIKEKLASLIIDTMGIFWTMSYPNTSEAGRLKSWDLAPTGLDTEVFVPAGKVEAYKTRNIEVKPFSISIRELSGSQWCRLLKIEEVSPLGIMLVRTIESLREKSEPYSFEDIISEIFRDTRSDSASKGAAENYFRAVKSWGLFLKEGTPLSELISGGRTTVLDISALENENVCAAAVSILAGRLYAERLEARRAYEKQQMGEKQEGKEFPMVWFFIDEAHIFVPAGTESLASEVLINRCLRQGRQPGLSLVLATQRPASLHPDVVSQSDLLICHRLTSSDDILALETSRPLYMQESLRAYLKKMGSERGAALIIDDHSESVHMVRIRPRKSWHGGGEPSALEPGRGEKEETAAQNPQQFA
- a CDS encoding methyltransferase domain-containing protein — encoded protein: MARRKQFEKPLHGDKESVRFATPEPISRYRAQRLKCKTLADISCGIGGQTVFFAQQCEFVYAVEIDPEKIEYAKQNCEMYGLNNVKFICGDALDPKVIEQIPAVDVVFSDPFRPAEEDERHVSSLEPGIPNVLSAYREKTANFAFEAPPQMPPERIPFDCEKEYISLEGQLNRLTLYFGDLKQYDRLAVALPAGEGLVSKNMPLPQIREAEKMKLCAYEPEPSVVAAGLLPELVESMMQMAGPIVGAFELFRVDKKRLLLTSDALIKQSMIKNHYLVLKVTPFEPREINKFLKDRNVGSVVLRAGVKPEDYWEVRNEVEKGLEGKKTIHLFVKDSIAILCEVLFKT